The sequence CTCAGGTGTCGTTTCGTGACGCGACGGTAAATAACCGATGGCGGTGATGATGCTCTGTAACTCGATTGCGTCGGGATGATCCGTTCCCAGTTCGTTGAGTAGATCATCAAGCCGATGGGCAAGAATATCGGCGTAGCTCCGCGGATTGAGCGGGAAACGATGCTCCCAATAACCGAGACTAAAGCCCCCATCATCGTCGTAGTACAACCGTAATTCACCTCGCTCGAGAATCACGCCGTACTGATCGCCAAGCACCGGTAGCAAGACTTTCCCGTGTAACTCAGGCGGTACCGGCTCCCAGTCAATATCGAAGTAAGGAGCGTAGATTGAGCTTGGCCCATTCTCAAGGACATCGCGCCACCAGATATTGCGTGGATCGCCGATGCCCATATGGTTGGGAACGATATCGAGGATCAGACCCAACTGATGGGTGCGTAGGGCAGCGGCAAGACGGTCAAACTCTTCCTTCCCACCTAATTCAGGATTAAGTTGAGAGTGATCGGTTATATCGTATCCGTGACGGCTGCCGGTGCGCGGCGTGAGAATAGGTGAAAAGTAGAGATCGCTAATACCGAGATCGGCAAAATAGGGTACGAACGTGGCAACGTCTGTAAAGGTGAAATCGGCGTTAAGCTGTAATCGGTACGTAGCACGCGGAATGTGTGGGTCTGTATCTCTCATGGCTCTCCTGGTGGCAGGCGAAATCGTAATTTGACACCGAGCGCCCGGAAGAGGCGTAGCCATGCATGGGCATCAGCATACCCTTCACCTGCCTCAGCACTCATCTGCGGATACACTGTTTGTAATAGGGCGTAGTACGTGTTTTGGGCATGCCAGACGTCGACTTCAAAAGGCAGTGCCCGTGCCAACCCAACAGCAGCGTCAAGCTGACTCAAGAGATTCCGGTCGCCAGGCGTGCGCTGGAAGCGTTCACCAATCGAGCGAATAGTACGCGAGAGAGCATAGCTCAAACCGGCGCTATCGAGCGTTACCCCCGAACGTTGTGCTTCGCGGAGCAGGCTGTTGATCCTATCGAAATCGAGCGGTTCGCTCTCGAACAGGCGACGAAGTTCGGTGTTGATGGCAAATTCAGCAGCGATTTGAAACTCACGCGGTACCGGCATCCCCATGCTGGCCAGAAAGCGCATTAGTGGCGCATGATTTTCATAAATCTGACGATAGGCTGCTTCGGCTTCCGCCAGGCTCGACGTGAGGATGCGTTGCAGGATTTGCCGTTGCTCATCACCGAACAGTAGCTTGAGCGAATACTGTTCCTGCCCAAAATTCCGATCCACCATTCGGATCACACCGGGAATATCAGCGCGCAGAAAGAGTTCGCTCAGCTCTTCAACTAATTGGCGGTACGATGCTTCACCCTGATATTCACGGACACCGCCCGAAATATTGTGATCACCCAGATGCAAAACGCCGAAGCTGAGCCGTGTTGAGTCGCCGGTGATCGTTGACTGGATCCGAATCCGGCCTAGAGCTAGCCGTGCTTTTCCGGCCAACAACAGATGATAATCTTCGCGATCAACCGTATAAGCGTAGATCTGTTCTCGTTCGCCGACGCCATTGAAGAGCGTTTTCATGGCGTAGTGTGCTCCTACCTTGCGAAGATTAACCATCGCCGGACGCACGTGACGTTCGTAGAGATCACGGCCATTACCACGAGCCGGGATGTTACTGCGTGCCTGCGCGAGTCGGTCGAGAAATTCCGGCTCAACATCTTCACCGAATAACTCGTGCGCCAGTTGGATGGCCCGACCAGCGTACATCATGATCTGGATCGTTTCGATCCCGCTCAGATCATCAAAAAACCAGCCGCACGAGGTATACATCAGCATCAGATGGCGCTGCAACTCCATCAACTTTAGTACCGCGATACGCTGACCATCGTCGAGCCGTCCGCGTCCGTGGCGCCCGATAAATGCAGCTACATTCTCTGGCGAACGATTCAGGATCACGTTGATGTAGTCGTCGCGTGCTACCCACGGATCCAGGAGGAGGCGGCGGGCAAAGCCCTCGAAGCGTGGTGCAAGCGTATCGCGTAACCAGTCGAGGGCTTGTCGTAACGGAGCACGCCAGGCCTGGTTCCAGCCCGGATTACCGCCGGTATTACAGCCGCAATCGCTCATCCAGCGTCCGACACCGTGCGCACAGCTCCACGAGGTACGTTCAATAATCTGGACTTCATGCGTTGGTCGATACTGCTGTAAATACGCGGCATAATTGGTCAGTTTCGCCAGTTTGGTCTCTTCGATATAATGTAGCGCATACGCCAGCGCCATATCACCGTGACGATGGTGATGACCGTAGGTTTCGCCATCGGTTGCAATATGCGCCAGTTGTGGCCATGGTCGCTGATCATTGAAGATACCGGCCAGGCGATTGGCAAAACCAATTCCGCTGCTCAGCAGCCGCTCGAATGCGACAGCACGCGCCACCGGGCCATCGTAGAAGAAGACCGTTATAGATCGCCCTTCCGGTAACTTCACCAGATACGGCTGGGTCGGATCAATTCGCCCACCACTAACGTCATGCCAGATCATTTCCCCAATCTTGCGTACATGGCTGGCCTGGGTTGGCGCCAGAATGGTAAAGTGAATGCCGTGGGTGGCCATAATGTCGAGGGTTTCGAGATCAACCGCTGTTTCGGGAAGCCACATTCCTTCAGGATGACGGCCAAACCGATACTTGAAGTCTTGAATCCCCCAGACGACTTGCGTTACCTTGTCACGCCGTGAGGCCAGCGGCATAATAATATGGTTGTAACACTGAGCCATCGCTGAGCCAGCCCCGAAATAGTGCTGACTCTCGCGGTCGGCAGTCAAAATCGCCTGATACACCTCCGGTGCATGCTCTGCCAGCCACGTTAGTAACGTTGGGCCAAAATTGAAGCTGATCCGACTATAATTATTCACAATCCGCACAATCTGGTTCTGACTATCCAGGATGCGCGAAGCTGCATTTTGTTCGTAGCACTCGGCGGTAATGCGCTCGTTCCAGTCGTGATAGGGGTATGCCGAGTCTTGCTGTTCAATCGCTTCCAACCACGGATTTTCACGCGGTGGTTGATAGAAATGGCCGTGAATGCAAATCAGCCGCTCGGCCATACAACAACTCCATATTTGTACAGACGACTATCCCTTATGAAGTCGCTGTTAACAGTACTGCACTATAGCCAGCACAGGTGACGGTCGTTCCGTTAAGGGTTGCAAACGCCGGATCGGCACTATCGAGCCGGATGTTCCATGAGTCGGCAGGAAGATCGATCTGATCTGGATCAGGGCCAACATTGAGTACCAGACAGATCGTAGGCCATTCTACCACGATTACCCGTCTCTGTATCCTGGTACGCGGCCGCTGCCGCAATCCGGGTAACGCCCGCCGCAGCGTCAGCAGATCACGGTAGAAGGCCTGATGGGCCGCGTGTCGCCCACTTGTACGTAAGGCATGATTCAGTTTCGAGCGAGCGAACGTTGCCGGGTCTTGTGGGTCGGGAACTTCCTGGCCTGGCGTCAGGAAACCGGCAAATTCACGTTTCCTGCCTTCACGTACACTAGCGATCAGCGCCGGATCACTGTGATCGGTGAAATATTGGAATGGCGCCGGCTCGTTGTACTCTTCGCCCATGAAGATTAACGGTGTATACGGACTAAGTAGCACAGTTGCCGCTGCCAAGCGTAGTTGCGCTTCGGTTAACGTCGCTCCCAGGCGATCACCAAGTGCTCGATTCCCGACCTGATCGTGATTTTGCGCGAAGACAACAAACTGTTCAACCGCCAGATCGCCAGGATCGCGGCCAAACCGACGGCGGGCATGGGGCGAATATTCGCCGGCAAAGACGAAACTCCGCTCAAGTGCAGTCGCCATCTGCTCGATGCTTCCGAAACCTTTGTAATAACCACTCTGTTCTCCGGTCAACAGTGTATGAAGTGCGTGGTGAAAATCGTCTGACCAAATGCCGGTAAGGCCATACCCCCCGAGCGCCTTTGGACGAGCGAAACGTGGATCGTTCAATGGGTGCTCGGCAAAGAGATACGCCGGACGCCCCAACCGTTGGGCCTGCGCCTGAACCTGATCGGCTAGCTCTTCGAGCACATGGTAGGGTGATACATCAAAAATGGCGTGTGTGGCATCGAGACGAAAGCCATCAATATGGTATTCACGGAGCCATTCGAGTGCGTTTTCGATGATCAACCAGCGCACCAGATCACTGTCCGGGCCGTCGTAATTAATCGCTGCTCCCCACGGTGTCCGGTAGCGGTCGGTAAACGCTGGTGGCGCAATATCCCACAGATAGTTCCCTTCCGGGCCAAAATGGTTGTAGACCACATCGAGCAAAACGGCCAGTCCGTGTGCGTGCGCCGCATCAACCAGGCGCTTTAGCCCGGTGACGCCGCCGTAGGCAGTATGTGGCGCGTACAGATACACCCCATCGTATCCCCAGTTACGCACCCCAGGAAAGTGTGCGACCGGCATGAGTTCAATCGCTGTAATTCCTAGATCGCGCAGTAACGGCAGGTAGGGGATGATCGCCTCAAAGGTTCCTTCTGGTGTGAAGGTGCCGACATGGAGTTCGTAAATGACTAGATCGGCAAGCGCAACGCCTTGCCAGGCTTCATCGTGCCAGACGAAGTGATGATCTATCACTGCCGAAGGGCCATGGACGCCTTCTGGCTGACAGCGCGAGGCCGGATCGGGCCGCTCACGGCTACCATCAAGTCGATAACGGTACCGTGTACCCGGTGGAGCAGTTGTGACGACGTGCCAGCAATCATAGCCAATCGGCTGCATCGGGATCGTTTGGAACGTCGGATCGAGGAGCACCAGTTCTACTCGATCCGCAGATGGTGCCCATAAGGTAAAAGTTGTTGTGCCATCGTCACGAAAGATCGCGCCAGGCAAGGGAAGATGAAACATTGGAGTCTCCCTTAGCAGATTTGTTGACAGTGCGTTTCTGAACACTGTAGCAGGGGACCAACCCACCCGCTACAGTGTTCTGATCCTGCTCAAACCAACGTTACGCCGGAGCAGACACGCTCTGCGTGCGGCTGTGCGGCTCCTTTGGCGAAGTTCTTTAACCACTATGTTTTAAGAACAACGCTCCTAGCGGCGGTAAACGCAACCGTAACGAAAATTCCCGACCATGGCTTGGAACCGCTTCAGCCATCACGCCACCGGCATTCCCCTGACCACTCCCCCAATAATACTCAGAGTCGCTGTTCAAGAGTTCACGCCACCAACCACCGAACGGCACTCCAATCCGATAATCTTCACGAACGACCGGCGTCGCATTAAGGACAATCAGAATATGTTCACCAGCACGACTCTTGCGCAAAAAGCTATAAACACTCGCATCGGTATCATTGGCATCGACCCATTCAAAGCCGCGTGGATCGCAATCCAGCTCATGGAGAGCAGGCTCGGTGCGGTAAAGACGATTGAGATCGCTGATCAGACGCTGCACTCCCTGATGCGAAGGAAACATCATCAGATGCCAGTCGAGACTAGTATCGTGCGACCATTCCCGCCATTGTCCGAACTCACCACCCATAAAGAGTAACTTTTTGCCGGGCTGAGCGAACATGTAACTGTATAGCAAGCGCAAATTAGCAAACTTTTGCCAGACATCGCCGGCCATTTTATCAAGTAGCGATCCCTTCCCGTGCACAACCTCATCGTGTGAAAGGGGCAACACGTAGTTTTCGCTGAACATATAGAGACCACGGAAGGTTAGCTCGTTGTGGTGAAAGCGGCGGTAGATCGGATCACGACGGAAATACTGGAGTGTATCGTGCATCCAGCCCATATCCCACTTGAAGCCGAACCCTAACCCACCAACATAGACCGGACGTGAAACCATTGGCCAGGCAGTGCTTTCTTCGGCAAATGTCTGGACATCGGGATAATATTTGTAGATTTGGGTGTTCAACTCGCGCAGGAAGCTAATGGCCTCCAGATTCTCATTCCCGCCATATTCATTTGGAATCCACTCACCGGGGCGGCGCGAGTAGTCAAGGTAGAGCATACTTGCTACCGCATCAACCCGCAGCCCGTCAATGTGAAACTTATCGAGCCAGCAGAGGGCTGAACTGATCAGGAAGCTGCGTACTTCGTTCCGACCGTAGTTGTAAATGTAGCTTCCCCAATCAGGATGGTAGCCTTTGCGCGGATCGGCATGTTCGTACAGGTGGGTGCCATCGAAATACGCCAGGCCATGACCATCGGTGGGAAAATGGCTGGGTACCCAGTCGAGGATCACACCGATCCCATTTTGATGCAGGTAATCTACGAAGTACATAAAATCTTGCGGCGTTCCGTAACGGCTGGTGGGTGCAAACATACCGGTTGATTGATACCCCCACGATCCGTAGAAGGGGTGTTCGGTGACCGGCAGTAATTCAACGTGAGTAAACCCACATTCTTTCACATGCTCAGCTAGCTCGTGGGCCAGTTCGCGATAATTGAGCGGACGGTTGTCCTCTTCTGGCTTGCGCCGCCAGGAACCGAGGTGCACCTCGTAGATAGAAATCGGGGCGTCAAACCGATGACGCCGACCACGTTCACTCATCCACTGCTGATCCGACCAGGTGTAGTTGCGATCCCAGACGATAGCTGCCGTCTGGGGAGCTACTTCAAAGTAACTCCCGAAGGGATCGGTCTTGTCTTCACGGTAGCCGTAGTAGCGTGAAGCGATATGGAACTTATAGCGCATGCCTTTGCCGACGTGCGGGATAAAACCTTCCCATACGCCTGAAAATCCGCGCTGGCGCAGTGGATTGGCGCCGGCATCCCAGTTGTTCCAATCGCCAATCACGGCCACATATTCGGCATTGGGCGCCCACACCGCAAAATAGGTACCGGGAACGCCGTCAATCGTTACCGGTTGAGCGCCAAACTTATCGTACAGTCGGTAATGGGTTCCCTGATTGAACAGGTAGATGTCATCCTCGCTGAGAATGCTGGTCATCATTGCTCGAGTCGCGGCTGAAGGTTCTTCACTGGCGGCCATCGGTGAATCTGATGCGGTTGCAACTGGCGACGGAGGTGTATTTTCAGTTGATACTCGTTGTTTACGAGGGGGGCGTTTTGGTTGTTCGGTGTCACTCATGGTTGGCTCCTTGTATATAGTTGGGACATGAACAGGTTCGGTAGTTCACCGTTGGCTCCCTTGATCATGACCGATCAGCATCTCTTGCTATCTAGCACAGGAAACTCGCCACGGTTATTCTTCAATCTGGCGTAAGATACCGTTGATCGGGATCGGCAGCCAGTCAGGACGATTGTTCATTTCATAGTTCAGTTCGTAGATAGCTTTTTCAACCACAAACGTCTCCAGCAGAATTTCGAGATCGCCTGGATCGTTTGGAATAAAAGCTTCGTGAGCAGCAGTTGTCAAATATCCATCGAGAAAAGCGACACAAACCCAAAAGCTCCAGAAATCGGCCCAACGCTGTAGACGTTCAATTTCGTCAGGGTTGTTGAGTGTACCATCACGGGTGTAGAGAACAGCATACGCCGCGTACTGGTATGAGCGCAACATACCGGCGACATCGCGCAATGGAGAGCGCTTGATCCGTCGTTCACTGATCGGACGTAACGGCTCACCTTCAAAATCGATAATCATATAATCTTTACCGGTGAAGAGCACCTGTTCAAGATGGTAGTCGCCGTGAATCCGTGTCCGGATCGTCTCTATTTTGTCGCCAGTGATACGTTGGAGCCTGGTCAGCAGCAGTTCTTCGCTCTGGACAATCCGCTCAGCCGCCGGTCGTACCGACGCTGGTAGCGATGGTAGTAGTTTACGTAAGTCTTGAAAGGTGCGTCCGATCAAGCTGCGCACACTTTGATAGATCGACCGTTGATAGAGGGTGGAGAACGGTTCGGGCGCCATTGCCGGCCCACTTCCTTTTGCCAGTGCCTGGTGCATTTCAGCCGTGCGCTGACCGAGCAACCGTGCCGATTCGAGATACCCACCGATCAGCTCTTCAGCCAGCGCCGGAGGTTTCTGG comes from Chloroflexus sp. Y-396-1 and encodes:
- a CDS encoding DUF3536 domain-containing protein, with product MAERLICIHGHFYQPPRENPWLEAIEQQDSAYPYHDWNERITAECYEQNAASRILDSQNQIVRIVNNYSRISFNFGPTLLTWLAEHAPEVYQAILTADRESQHYFGAGSAMAQCYNHIIMPLASRRDKVTQVVWGIQDFKYRFGRHPEGMWLPETAVDLETLDIMATHGIHFTILAPTQASHVRKIGEMIWHDVSGGRIDPTQPYLVKLPEGRSITVFFYDGPVARAVAFERLLSSGIGFANRLAGIFNDQRPWPQLAHIATDGETYGHHHRHGDMALAYALHYIEETKLAKLTNYAAYLQQYRPTHEVQIIERTSWSCAHGVGRWMSDCGCNTGGNPGWNQAWRAPLRQALDWLRDTLAPRFEGFARRLLLDPWVARDDYINVILNRSPENVAAFIGRHGRGRLDDGQRIAVLKLMELQRHLMLMYTSCGWFFDDLSGIETIQIMMYAGRAIQLAHELFGEDVEPEFLDRLAQARSNIPARGNGRDLYERHVRPAMVNLRKVGAHYAMKTLFNGVGEREQIYAYTVDREDYHLLLAGKARLALGRIRIQSTITGDSTRLSFGVLHLGDHNISGGVREYQGEASYRQLVEELSELFLRADIPGVIRMVDRNFGQEQYSLKLLFGDEQRQILQRILTSSLAEAEAAYRQIYENHAPLMRFLASMGMPVPREFQIAAEFAINTELRRLFESEPLDFDRINSLLREAQRSGVTLDSAGLSYALSRTIRSIGERFQRTPGDRNLLSQLDAAVGLARALPFEVDVWHAQNTYYALLQTVYPQMSAEAGEGYADAHAWLRLFRALGVKLRFRLPPGEP
- the treZ gene encoding malto-oligosyltrehalose trehalohydrolase produces the protein MFHLPLPGAIFRDDGTTTFTLWAPSADRVELVLLDPTFQTIPMQPIGYDCWHVVTTAPPGTRYRYRLDGSRERPDPASRCQPEGVHGPSAVIDHHFVWHDEAWQGVALADLVIYELHVGTFTPEGTFEAIIPYLPLLRDLGITAIELMPVAHFPGVRNWGYDGVYLYAPHTAYGGVTGLKRLVDAAHAHGLAVLLDVVYNHFGPEGNYLWDIAPPAFTDRYRTPWGAAINYDGPDSDLVRWLIIENALEWLREYHIDGFRLDATHAIFDVSPYHVLEELADQVQAQAQRLGRPAYLFAEHPLNDPRFARPKALGGYGLTGIWSDDFHHALHTLLTGEQSGYYKGFGSIEQMATALERSFVFAGEYSPHARRRFGRDPGDLAVEQFVVFAQNHDQVGNRALGDRLGATLTEAQLRLAAATVLLSPYTPLIFMGEEYNEPAPFQYFTDHSDPALIASVREGRKREFAGFLTPGQEVPDPQDPATFARSKLNHALRTSGRHAAHQAFYRDLLTLRRALPGLRQRPRTRIQRRVIVVEWPTICLVLNVGPDPDQIDLPADSWNIRLDSADPAFATLNGTTVTCAGYSAVLLTATS
- the glgB gene encoding 1,4-alpha-glucan branching protein GlgB, which produces MSDTEQPKRPPRKQRVSTENTPPSPVATASDSPMAASEEPSAATRAMMTSILSEDDIYLFNQGTHYRLYDKFGAQPVTIDGVPGTYFAVWAPNAEYVAVIGDWNNWDAGANPLRQRGFSGVWEGFIPHVGKGMRYKFHIASRYYGYREDKTDPFGSYFEVAPQTAAIVWDRNYTWSDQQWMSERGRRHRFDAPISIYEVHLGSWRRKPEEDNRPLNYRELAHELAEHVKECGFTHVELLPVTEHPFYGSWGYQSTGMFAPTSRYGTPQDFMYFVDYLHQNGIGVILDWVPSHFPTDGHGLAYFDGTHLYEHADPRKGYHPDWGSYIYNYGRNEVRSFLISSALCWLDKFHIDGLRVDAVASMLYLDYSRRPGEWIPNEYGGNENLEAISFLRELNTQIYKYYPDVQTFAEESTAWPMVSRPVYVGGLGFGFKWDMGWMHDTLQYFRRDPIYRRFHHNELTFRGLYMFSENYVLPLSHDEVVHGKGSLLDKMAGDVWQKFANLRLLYSYMFAQPGKKLLFMGGEFGQWREWSHDTSLDWHLMMFPSHQGVQRLISDLNRLYRTEPALHELDCDPRGFEWVDANDTDASVYSFLRKSRAGEHILIVLNATPVVREDYRIGVPFGGWWRELLNSDSEYYWGSGQGNAGGVMAEAVPSHGREFSLRLRLPPLGALFLKHSG